A part of Dysgonomonadaceae bacterium zrk40 genomic DNA contains:
- a CDS encoding type IVB secretion system apparatus protein IcmL/DotI — MSEQSYGALETVMKRTQTYRTAFRVMSVISCALLVTTVVSVGAAAYLATHRPEPRYFATTTNGQILPLVALDKPHLNANEVANFATQAVTAALTYSFTNYRADLTAVQKYFTQPAGWNSFIDALDKSGQLEMVKERRLNTTAVAQDAVILSQGPNARGVYQWVVQIPLRITYESASEVSGQDLLVTVTINRMETYQTPEAVAINRFIAARGGA; from the coding sequence ATGAGCGAGCAATCCTACGGCGCACTCGAAACCGTCATGAAGCGCACACAGACGTATCGGACGGCTTTCCGGGTGATGTCGGTAATCAGCTGTGCGCTTCTGGTCACAACCGTCGTTTCGGTGGGCGCAGCGGCCTATCTTGCCACCCATAGGCCCGAGCCCCGCTACTTTGCGACAACAACCAACGGCCAAATCTTGCCATTGGTGGCTTTGGATAAACCGCACCTCAATGCAAACGAAGTCGCCAACTTCGCCACCCAGGCCGTGACCGCCGCGCTGACCTACTCGTTCACCAACTATCGCGCCGACCTCACAGCCGTGCAGAAGTATTTCACGCAGCCCGCCGGATGGAACTCGTTCATCGACGCTCTCGACAAGAGCGGTCAGCTCGAAATGGTGAAGGAGCGCAGGCTGAATACCACGGCGGTTGCTCAAGACGCAGTGATCCTTTCACAGGGGCCAAATGCTCGTGGCGTCTATCAGTGGGTCGTGCAGATTCCGCTCCGCATCACCTATGAATCCGCAAGTGAAGTATCGGGGCAGGATCTTCTTGTGACAGTTACCATCAATCGGATGGAAACCTATCAGACCCCTGAAGCCGTCGCGATCAACCGCTTTATCGCAGCGCGTGGAGGCGCCTAA
- a CDS encoding DotG/IcmE/VirB10 family protein, whose amino-acid sequence MTDAENRSDEIHNNPDTSETPQAAPEVETESPMNDERRSTIDRSAQRNNRIVYGGILVIAVGLGFVLWQSYSSSPVPSSSVARPPNVESTPGGEQQGRSERYQNTLDQSNELGAKTAFENDESFIATPDEAMRSIDTIGQRKDPPPVKRPVAPANVIERRVQPVEYRTADRRQPPKPQTDYRRIDQLASAMSAQQQGLLQSWQPVASQATVVIEQDLYTPPEPLAASNGQGGGNGSAQASGSSSVQTYAVAGDTVMARIQNASDSDTPGPVIAEIISGPLDGARAIGAFEVNKTQSALVIQFDRIVMPDGANYDTSAYAIDAQQSTIAVKTDIDRRYFQRYGGKLAAAFISGLSGSLSQPQQQYVGISDNIGSIITNKPTVNESIYAGFAAAGDAISSDLNNNAPNGPLVKVRAGQMIGILFLENVGVAN is encoded by the coding sequence ATGACCGATGCAGAAAACCGATCTGACGAGATCCACAACAACCCCGATACCAGCGAAACGCCCCAGGCCGCACCGGAAGTCGAGACTGAATCGCCCATGAACGATGAACGGCGTTCCACGATCGATCGGAGCGCGCAGCGCAACAATCGCATTGTCTACGGCGGTATTCTCGTGATCGCGGTCGGTCTTGGTTTCGTTCTGTGGCAGAGCTATTCGTCTTCGCCCGTTCCATCGTCGAGCGTTGCACGCCCACCGAATGTCGAGAGTACACCCGGCGGCGAACAGCAAGGAAGGTCGGAGCGCTACCAGAATACGCTCGATCAGTCGAACGAGCTCGGTGCCAAGACCGCTTTCGAAAACGACGAAAGCTTCATCGCGACACCTGACGAAGCCATGCGGTCGATCGACACGATTGGGCAGAGGAAAGATCCGCCGCCGGTCAAACGGCCCGTCGCGCCCGCCAATGTCATTGAGCGTCGCGTCCAGCCTGTTGAGTACCGAACCGCCGATCGGCGGCAGCCCCCCAAACCGCAGACTGACTATCGACGCATCGATCAGCTTGCGAGCGCCATGAGCGCGCAACAGCAAGGATTGCTTCAGTCCTGGCAGCCTGTGGCCTCACAGGCAACGGTTGTCATTGAACAGGACCTGTATACGCCGCCTGAACCGCTCGCAGCCAGCAATGGACAGGGCGGTGGCAATGGTTCTGCCCAGGCGTCCGGATCTTCGTCGGTTCAAACCTATGCGGTCGCCGGCGACACTGTCATGGCGCGTATCCAGAACGCTTCCGATTCCGATACGCCCGGACCGGTGATCGCCGAGATCATCAGTGGCCCCCTTGATGGCGCCCGCGCCATTGGCGCTTTTGAGGTGAACAAGACGCAGAGCGCGCTCGTCATCCAGTTCGATCGGATCGTGATGCCCGATGGCGCAAACTACGACACCAGCGCCTACGCGATCGATGCACAGCAGTCGACCATCGCCGTGAAAACTGACATCGACCGTCGTTATTTTCAGCGCTACGGCGGTAAACTGGCGGCCGCGTTCATATCCGGTCTGAGCGGCTCTCTGTCTCAACCGCAACAGCAATATGTCGGCATTTCCGACAATATTGGCTCCATCATCACCAACAAGCCGACGGTGAACGAAAGCATCTATGCCGGCTTCGCCGCAGCTGGCGACGCCATTTCCAGCGACCTCAACAACAACGCGCCGAACGGACCCCTGGTCAAGGTTCGGGCCGGTCAAATGATCGGCATCCTGTTCCTTGAAAATGTCGGAGTGGCGAACTGA
- the icmT gene encoding IcmT/TraK family protein, with translation MAESSFNIYGTPVYWRETVRTPRLLIFDARLIFFFLLLTLHLRLWTFIALVLACCGFWLIERYGYAFPNALRAIRSLVAGRQHPALPGYRYRSMIDYGFETREVQG, from the coding sequence ATGGCGGAAAGCAGCTTCAACATCTACGGCACGCCGGTTTACTGGCGGGAAACAGTGCGAACGCCGCGCCTGCTTATCTTCGATGCCCGCCTGATATTCTTCTTCCTGCTTTTGACATTGCACCTGCGGCTATGGACCTTCATCGCACTGGTCCTCGCGTGTTGCGGGTTCTGGCTCATCGAGCGCTATGGGTATGCTTTCCCGAATGCACTGAGGGCCATTCGCAGCCTTGTTGCTGGCCGCCAACACCCCGCCCTGCCCGGCTACAGATACCGCTCAATGATCGACTATGGCTTTGAGACGCGTGAGGTTCAGGGATGA
- a CDS encoding thermonuclease family protein encodes MRLLDIDTPEISKPRCSYEEKVGYQARDRLRALIGQAGTVEIIDSGTTDKYGRNLIHVEVDGRDAGQILVREGLALRYRGGSAAWNERKRHWCG; translated from the coding sequence ATGCGGTTGCTTGATATCGACACGCCCGAAATCTCAAAGCCGCGGTGCAGCTACGAGGAAAAGGTGGGGTATCAGGCCCGAGACAGATTGCGGGCGCTGATCGGTCAGGCCGGGACCGTCGAAATCATCGACAGCGGGACAACCGACAAATACGGTCGGAATTTGATCCATGTCGAGGTTGACGGAAGGGACGCTGGGCAAATTCTCGTCAGAGAGGGGCTTGCACTTCGATATCGGGGCGGGTCGGCCGCCTGGAACGAGCGGAAGCGCCATTGGTGCGGGTGA